In Lysobacter sp. FW306-1B-D06B, the sequence ATCGGCAGCCTGGTCGGCGGCAGCGGCGCCCCGGCCGTGGTCAACCTGGTGTACATGCCGATGGCATTCCTGTCCGGCCTGTGGATGCCGCTGAGCGTGCTGCCGCCGGTGTTCGCCCAGCTCGCCCCGCTGTGGCCGGCGTGGCACCTGGGGCAGCTCGCACTGAAGGTGGTCGGGCGCGATGCCGGCGCATCGGCGGTGATGCACGTCGCCGTGCTGGCGGCGATCACCGTCGTGTTCTTCCTGCTCGCGCGCCGCCGTCTTTCGCGTTGACGAACCCGGGGCTACAGTCATGAACACGCGCCACACCGACGGAGTCCGCGCCATGTCCGGATCGATCAAACCGGCGTTGCTGCGCTGGCGGGGACGCCTGATCCCCGAAGCGCTCGGCCTGGGCTGGACGCCGTTCTTCCTGCTGGGCTACCTGAGCTTCCTGTTCCTGCCCACGCTGCTGGCGTGGATCGGCGAGAACGATCGCGTCTTCGGCGGGCGCACGCAGCTGTGGCCGACGCTGGTGTCGATCGCGCTGTTCCTGCCGCTGTACTTCGCCGCGTACCGGCAGATCGGCGCGAGGAAGGTGGCCTGCATGCTGGCGATCGCCGCGCTGGGTTACCTGGTGCTGCCCAGCAATCCCTTCGCCAACACCTACCTGATCTACGCGTGCGGCTTCGCGGCGACCGTGGGTGGCCCGCTGTGGCAGCGACTGGCGTGGATGGCGGCGATGCTCGCCGGCCTGCTGGTGGAGATCGTGCTGCTGCGCTATCCGGTGTTCGTGTTCCTGATCACGCTGATCGTCGCGGTGGCGGTGTTCTTCGGAAACCACCATTTCCTGGAAAGCCGCCGCAAGCAGGCCGCGCTGCAGCTCTCGCACGACGAAGTGCGCCGGCTGGCCGCACTGGCCGAACGAGAACGCATCGGCCGCGACCTGCACGACCTGCTCGGCCACACGCTGTCGCTGGTGGCGCTGAAGTCGGAGCTCGCCGGCAAGCTGGTGGAGCGCGATCCGCAGGCGGCCGTGCGTGAACTGTCGGAGGTGACGCGCATCGCCCGCGACGCGCTCGGCCAGGTGCGCAGCGCGGTGACCGGCATCCGCGCGGCGGGCGTGGCGTCGGAACTGGCGTCGGCGCGTCTGCTGCTGGAATCGGACGGCGTGGTGTTCCACTACGAGTTCGCGCCGATGGCATTGCCGGCCGAGGTGGAAACCGTGCTGGCGATGACGCTGCGCGAAGCGGTGACCAACATCCAGCGCCATGCACGCGCCCGCAACGCACGCGTTCGCCTGCACACGCAGGGCGAGGAAGCGGTGTTGCACATCGAGGACGACGGGCGCGGCGGCGCGATCGCGCCCGGCAACGGACTGAGCGGCATGCGCGAACGGCTGGAAGCACTCGGCGGTCGCCTGCGCGTGGACTCCACGCCGGGGCAGGGCACGCGCGTGCAGGCGCAGGTGCCGTTGCCGCGAATGACGATGGATGCGCCCGACGCCACGGCGCTGCGCACGCAGGTGCCGCCCGCCGCGGCCTGACCTGCGCGCGCAGTGCTAACGTGCGCGCAGTCCGCTGGAGGCGCAGGCGATGATCGGAGTGGTGCTGGCCGAAGATCAGGCGATGGTGCTGGGCGCGCTGTCGGCGTTGTTGCGTCTGGAGTCCGACATCGACGTGCTCGGCACGGCCACCGACGGCGAGGCCGCATGGAGCCTGCTGGAGCGCATGCAGCGCGAGGGCCGCGTGCCGGACGTGCTGGTCACCGACATCGAGATGCCCGGCCTGAGCGGCCTGGAACTCGCGCAGCGCATGCAGCGCCACGGCTGGGCGACGAAGGTCATCATCGTCACCACCTTCGCCCGCGCGGGCTTTTTGCGCCGCGCGCTGGAAGCCGGCGCCAGCGGTTATCTGCTCAAGGACGCGCCGGCCGAACAACTGGCCGAGGCGATCCGGCAGGTGCATCGCGGCGGCCGCGCGATCGACCCGCAGCTGGCGGTGGACGCCTGGGGCGAGGCCGATCCGCTCAACGAACGCGAGCGCCAGGTGCTGCGCCTGGCGGGCGAGGGGCTGACGGCGGGCGAGATCGCCGCGCGCCTGCATCTGTCGCAGGGCACGGTGCGCAACTACCTGTCGGAATCGATCGGCAAGCTCGGCGTCGGCAATCGCATCGAGGCGTATCGGTTGGCGCGGCAGAAGGGGTGGTTGTAGGGGCGCCAGTGTCTTGGCGTCCCGTTAGGGGCGATTGCCTCGCGCACCGTCATCCCGGCGAAGGCCGGGACCCAGGCCGTCACGCCGTCCGCATCCTATGCCGTCATTCCAGCGAAGCTGGAAGCCACTTTCGCTTTGATCCAAGCAACAGCGCAGCGCGGACATGCGTGCGCGAGAGCCAGCGCGTCTGCCTCCGTTGCCCCTCACCCCAACCCCTCTCCCGGTGGGAGAGGGGCTCATCGCGCCATCGGCGCAGTGGGGCGGGAGGCAGGAATCAAACGCCCGCGTGCCGCTTCAACAACGCATACGCCCCGCGCAGCCCCTGCGCCTCGCCGCCGGCCGGACGGCCCGGGCGATCGCTGTCGTTCCAGCTGTACACGTCCAGATGCGCCCACTTCTGTGCGGGCGGGACGAAGCGGTCCAGGTACACCGCCGCCGTGATACTGCCGGCCATCTTCGACGGCCCGCCGTTGGCGATGTCGGCGACGTTGCTCAGCAGGTAACGCACGTACGGACGCCACAGCGGCATGCGCCACAGCGGATCGCGCAGCTGCATGCCGGCCTCGAGCCACTGCTGCGCCACGCCTTCGTCGTTGCTGTACAGCGCCGGCAGGTCCGGGCCCAGCGCGATGCGCGCAGCGCCGGTGAGCGTGGCGAAGTCCAGCAGCAGCTGCGGCTGCATTTCCACGGCGTAGGTCAGCGCGTCGCAGAGGATCACGCGGCCTTCGGCATCGGTGTTGTCGATTTCCACCGTGATGCCCTTGCGCGTGTCCACCACTTCGCCCGGGCGGAACGCGTTGGGGCCCACGGCGTTCTCCACCGCCGGCACCAACAGCGTGATGCGCAGCGGCAGGCGCTGCGTCATCACCAGCTCGGCCAGCGCGATCGCGTGCGCCGCGCCGCCCATGTCCTTCTTCATGTTGCGCATGCCGTCGGCGGGCTTGAGGTCCAGGCCGCCGGTGTCGAAGCACACGCCCTTGCCGACGATGACCACGTGCGGGTGCGACTCGTCGCCCCAGCGCAGGGTGATCAGGCGCGGCGCGCGGTGGCTGGCGCGGCCGACGGCGTGGATCGCGGGGAAGTTGTGCGTGAGCAGGTCGTCGCCGCTGAACACTTCGATGTGCGCACCGAAGCGTTCGGCGATCTCGCACGCCACCTGTTCCAGCTGGTCCGGGCCCATGTGCTCGGTCGGCGTGTTGACCAGATCGCGCACGCGGATGCAGGCGGCCAACTGCGCGAACGCGTCCGCATCGCCCTGCGCAAGCGCGAGCTGCGCCGGCGCGCGCAACGGCGTGCGGTAGCGGTTGAAGCGGTAGCAGCCCAGGCCCCAGCCGAGCTGGAACGCCGCCTGCGCCTCGGCCGGCAACTCGGTCGCCAGCGAAAATGCGCGCGGCGGCAGTGCGAACGGCGCATGGCCGTGGGCGAACGGGTCGAGCGGATCGCCCACGCCGATCACCGCCGCGGCGATGCCGCCGTCGGCCGCAGGCAAGGTGATGGTGGAGAACGGCGAGCCGTCGAAGCCCTGCGCGTCGAGCCAGGCGCCGACCGCGGCCGGCTGCGTCGAGCGCCACTGGGCCAGTCCGTCGCGCGTGACGACGTGCAGCGGCAGTGCGGCGGTGGTGGTGATGTCGACGAATCCAGTCGGCAGGCTCATGCGGCAGCGGTTTCCGGTGATTGCGCCGCGTCCAGCCAGTCGGCCAGCCCGGCGAGGGTGGTGAATTCAAGGTCGGGGCGGACGTCCGCGTGCGGCCAGTGCGCGCCGGTGCGGTTGATCCAGCAACTGCGCAGGCCCGCGCGCTGCGCGCCGAGCACGTCCATTTCGATGTCGTCGCCCACGTGCAGCACGTCGGCGGGCGCGAGCGGAAAACGCTCGCAGGCGGCGTGGAAGATGCTCGCCGCCGGCTTGGGCGTGCCGTGTTCGCGCGCGCCCAGCTGGAAGACGAAGTGCGTGCCGATGCCCACGCGCGCCAGGTCGGCATTGCCGTTGCTGATGGCCGCCAGCGGCACGCGCGCGGCCAGGCGCGCGAGGGCATCGAGCGAATCGTCGTAGAACTCCACGCGGTTGCGCTCGTCGTAGAAGGCTTCGAACGCGGCGTCGGCGTGCAGCGGGTCGTCGCCGGCCAGTTCCATCGCGCGCACCAGGCTCAGCTTGCGCAGCAGGCTGAAGTCGTGGGCGAGGTCGGGGCGTTCGAAGTAGATGCGTTCGCGCAGCTCGCGCATGGCCTCGATCGGGAAGCGCTGCGCCGTGCGCGGGCAATGCGTGGTGAGCCAGTCGTGCAGCACGCGCTCGACCCGCGCGCCGATGGGCGCGAAGGGCCACAGGGTGTCGTCGAGGTCGAGGGTGATCGCGCGGACGGGGGAAGCCATTCCCCGATTTTAGCCTTACTGCGCCGCCTGCCCGTTCGTCGCATGCGCGAGCCCGCGAGACGGGGTTTGCGGACGCGGTCCCGGTTCCCCGGTGCGCGGGGGTGTATCCAGCTCACGGCACGCGCGGAGCCCGTTCCGGCCCACCGGCGTGCGTGCCGACGGCCCTGTCGCCGGGCGCGCCCAGGACGGCTCGCGCGCCGCGGTCCACGGCGGCTTGTGCCGCCTCAAGGAGGAAAGTCATGCGCATTCCACGCCGATCCACGCTCGCCCGCCTGCTGGGCATCGCCGCGCTGGTGCTGGTGCTCGCCGGCACCGCCAGCGCCGGACGTTGGCCCTACATCCAGACGTTCTACGACGAAGCCGGCAACGCGGTGGGCTGGCAGATCGGCCACTGCGACAACAGCTACAGCTTCCACGGCGTGCGCACGCCGGTGTACACGATCGAACGGTTGCAGTGCCCGGATCTGTAGTTTTTCGCTCCCTCCCCTGCTTGCAGGGGTGAGGAGGGACGTTTGCGCGCCACTGGCGCGCGTCCCGACGAACGCCTCCGGGCTGTGCCCGGAGGCCGCGGGGTTGGGGAGGGGTGAAGTGCACAGCGCAGGAGCCTGACCGCGAGCATCACTGCATTGCTCTCCCCGAGCCCTCACCCCAACCCCTCTCCCGCAAGCGGGAGAGGGGCTCAACGCGGGATAGGGCCCATGACGAGGCTCACTCCAACAACTTCGCCCACCCCGTCAGCCCCTCGATGCGCGCCAGCACCAGCTTCACGCACACGAGCATCGGCACCGCCAGCAGCAGGCCGACGATGCCCCACAGCCAGCCGAACACCATCAGCGCCAGGATCAGCACCAGCGGCGACAAGCGCATGCTGCGGCCGAGCACGATCGGCGTGATGATCTGGCTTTCCAGCGTGTGCAGCGCCAGGTACAGGCCCGCCGGCAGCAGCGACGGCCACAGTTCGTCGAAGGCGACGAA encodes:
- a CDS encoding sensor histidine kinase, giving the protein MSGSIKPALLRWRGRLIPEALGLGWTPFFLLGYLSFLFLPTLLAWIGENDRVFGGRTQLWPTLVSIALFLPLYFAAYRQIGARKVACMLAIAALGYLVLPSNPFANTYLIYACGFAATVGGPLWQRLAWMAAMLAGLLVEIVLLRYPVFVFLITLIVAVAVFFGNHHFLESRRKQAALQLSHDEVRRLAALAERERIGRDLHDLLGHTLSLVALKSELAGKLVERDPQAAVRELSEVTRIARDALGQVRSAVTGIRAAGVASELASARLLLESDGVVFHYEFAPMALPAEVETVLAMTLREAVTNIQRHARARNARVRLHTQGEEAVLHIEDDGRGGAIAPGNGLSGMRERLEALGGRLRVDSTPGQGTRVQAQVPLPRMTMDAPDATALRTQVPPAAA
- a CDS encoding response regulator transcription factor, coding for MIGVVLAEDQAMVLGALSALLRLESDIDVLGTATDGEAAWSLLERMQREGRVPDVLVTDIEMPGLSGLELAQRMQRHGWATKVIIVTTFARAGFLRRALEAGASGYLLKDAPAEQLAEAIRQVHRGGRAIDPQLAVDAWGEADPLNERERQVLRLAGEGLTAGEIAARLHLSQGTVRNYLSESIGKLGVGNRIEAYRLARQKGWL
- a CDS encoding leucyl aminopeptidase family protein produces the protein MSLPTGFVDITTTAALPLHVVTRDGLAQWRSTQPAAVGAWLDAQGFDGSPFSTITLPAADGGIAAAVIGVGDPLDPFAHGHAPFALPPRAFSLATELPAEAQAAFQLGWGLGCYRFNRYRTPLRAPAQLALAQGDADAFAQLAACIRVRDLVNTPTEHMGPDQLEQVACEIAERFGAHIEVFSGDDLLTHNFPAIHAVGRASHRAPRLITLRWGDESHPHVVIVGKGVCFDTGGLDLKPADGMRNMKKDMGGAAHAIALAELVMTQRLPLRITLLVPAVENAVGPNAFRPGEVVDTRKGITVEIDNTDAEGRVILCDALTYAVEMQPQLLLDFATLTGAARIALGPDLPALYSNDEGVAQQWLEAGMQLRDPLWRMPLWRPYVRYLLSNVADIANGGPSKMAGSITAAVYLDRFVPPAQKWAHLDVYSWNDSDRPGRPAGGEAQGLRGAYALLKRHAGV
- a CDS encoding HAD-IA family hydrolase encodes the protein MASPVRAITLDLDDTLWPFAPIGARVERVLHDWLTTHCPRTAQRFPIEAMRELRERIYFERPDLAHDFSLLRKLSLVRAMELAGDDPLHADAAFEAFYDERNRVEFYDDSLDALARLAARVPLAAISNGNADLARVGIGTHFVFQLGAREHGTPKPAASIFHAACERFPLAPADVLHVGDDIEMDVLGAQRAGLRSCWINRTGAHWPHADVRPDLEFTTLAGLADWLDAAQSPETAAA
- a CDS encoding DUF6289 family protein, coding for MRIPRRSTLARLLGIAALVLVLAGTASAGRWPYIQTFYDEAGNAVGWQIGHCDNSYSFHGVRTPVYTIERLQCPDL